A stretch of Camelina sativa cultivar DH55 chromosome 18, Cs, whole genome shotgun sequence DNA encodes these proteins:
- the LOC104761447 gene encoding myb-related protein 308-like, producing the protein MTFGKQMGKSSSSEESEVKKGPWTPEEDEKLVGYIQMHGPGKWRTLPKNAGLRRCGKSCRLRWTNYLRPDIKRGEFSLQEEETIIQLHRLLGNKWSAIAIHLPGRTDNEIKNYWNTHIKKKLLRMGIDPVTHCPRINLHQLSSFLTSSLFKSISQPMSTPFDLTTSNINPNILNHLTSSLNNVQTESYQHHQPNQQLQNDLNTDQTTFIGLLNSTAPVQWQNNGEYLGDYLSYTGSGDPSSNQVPQLGNHSAAAFVSDQINDGETFKDGWNFSSSMLLGTSSSSSTPLNSSSTFHVNGGSEDDRESYGSDMLMFHQHHDHNNNALNLS; encoded by the exons ATGACATTTGGAAAACAGATGGGAAAATCTTCAAGCTCGGAGGAAAGTGAAGTGAAGAAAGGGCCATGGACTCCAGAGGAAGACGAGAAGCTCGTTGGCTATATTCAAATGCACGGTCCCGGAAAATGGCGAACCCTTCCCAAGAACGCTG GGTTAAGAAGATGCGGGAAGAGTTGTAGATTGCGATGGACGAATTATCTAAGGCCCGATATCAAGAGGGGAGAGTTCTCTCTTCAAGAGGAAGAAACCATCATTCAACTCCATCGTCTTCTTGGAAACAA ATGGTCTGCCATTGCTATTCACTTACCGGGAAGAACAGATAACGAAATCAAAAACTATTGGAACacacatataaaaaagaaactctTACGAATGGGGATTGATCCGGTGACTCATTGTCCCCGAATCAATCTTCACCAGCTCTCTTCGTTTCTCACCTCATCACTGTTCAAATCTATATCACAACCGATGAGTACTCCATTTGACCTCACTACTTCAAATATTAATCCGAATATCTTGAATCACCTCACTTCCTCTCTCAACAACGTTCAGACCGAATCATACCAACATCACCAACCAAACCAACAGCTTCAAAACGACCTAAACACTGATCAAACCACTTTCATCGGTTTGCTCAACTCAACAGCACCAGTTCAATGGCAAAACAATGGAGAGTACTTGGGAGACTATCTCAGTTATACCGGTTCAGGTGATCCATCTAGTAACCAAGTCCCTCAACTCGGAAACCACTCAGCGGCCGCATTTGTATCCGACCAAATTAACGACGGTGAGACTTTTAAGGACGGATGGAATTTTAGTTCATCAATGCTTCTGGGAACTTCGTCGAGTAGCTCGACACCATTGAATTCGTCTTCGACTTTTCATGTCAATGGTGGAAGCGAAGACGATAGAGAGAGTTACGGTAGCGACATGTTGATGTTTCATCAGCATCATGATCATAATAATAATGCTTTGAATCTATCATAG